TTGGGCGAATTTTCCACTTTCAGCAAAAAAGATAGGGAATCAAGTGAGAATAAAGAGAAGTAGATACTAACTTATTGGTCTCCTACGAAAGTATGAATGAACTTATCACTAACTGTGGGGAGTGTTTATTAGCATGTTTGTTTGCTTAGCGACATACACAATTAGTTCTTGAGTTGTACAGGGGAACTTGGATGTTGCTGGAGGAAATCAATTGGTTGCCGTTAATTAGAAAGTGATCTTATTATTAGAAGTTATGCCACCCAGGGGTTATCATTGAATCGTATCTAGTTTTGCTTGGGTTGTTAGGTCTAATTTATGTTTAAAGTAGCTAAAAATCTGATACACTAGCTTgcaactattgactattatgtaGTACAAACATGGTGGAACTTGAGTATTAAACTGAagtctatctttttcttcttctctcattaacttttatatatatgtatgaatATGATAcggattgaaaaaaaattcagtaattatcaaattgaattttcaaaactgaATGTTCTGTGAGAACTGGGTTTGTTAGTTTTGTATGCATAATGTGgatgaaagaaaaaatgaattttgtaatgatcaataaaattttcaaagtttCCTTGTTTATTTGCTATTCCAATGTCCACTTTACAGATTTTTATTTGGAGAGGAAAAATTGCTAGAATAGAAATGCCCACTTTTTATGTAACTATAATACAAATGTCTTGATATTCACATGCAGTGCATGTGCATTTGCATTGCAGCCTTTCTAATAGTTGGAATGGCCATCAAACGACTGTTTATTTGGTTCAACCCAGAGTCCTTCAACATAGTTTTTTTATGCCCACCtcctttttttatgaataaCATATTTATTGGAAAGAGGGGAAAATTTTCTACATACAAATGGTTACTTTTTATTACCTATAAGACTATTGTCCTGATCTTCACATGCAGTGCATTTGAATTTGCCTCTCAGATATGTTGAAGAGTTTGGAATGACATTTGTTTCTATGGGGGGGGATGGGATGGGGTGGGTTGATGTAGACTTGGTCATTCGATTGGGTTCTGAAAAGGGCATGCACCTGACCCATATCCAGGGTTTATTCAAACCCATATCGAGCAAATATAATAGAAGCCGACCAGCAGTGTTTGGGGGAGTAATGGCTATCAAGTTTGCTGATTTTTAGGACGATATGTTCAGGTTCTTTCCAGGTTCGAGGGGGGGGTATCTCAGTTGGATGAGATCGAGACTGAAGATCAATTGAAGACTAACATGCATCGACCAGCTATAGTTTAGGATtaagtttgtttccttttatgTTCTGTTAAGTTTATGTTTTGTTTGCTTAACTGCTAATAGGATTTGATTTCCTAGATAAAATAGGACtgtttaagtgtttttttttatatgattgtaaTGTCCATTGGCCTAGGGAGGATTAATTGAGATTAATGAGAGTTGGGAGTTTTTCTTCATTCAAGCTGTGCAATTCAGTTGTTTTGGGTGAGAAACCTTGGAGAGTGATATTCTGATCCAGATTGGTGGGAGGCCCTTACCACCTATCTATTCGTCTCTCTTATATTCTGTTTTCTGCAAATAAGGTATTGTTTAATCTCCTATCAATTGATACTGCTGGGTTGTGATTTTCTCTTTGAGTTATGTTAATCAGTTAATCTATCCCTAATCAATCTACCATTATTCCTGtcattctattcttttttattaatcTGTGAGAGAGCTTGATAATTTCCTCATGGGTGCTCTGTTTTAGAGCTTGTTTCAGTCTGATTTCATAGCCCATCTAAATCTGATCTGACCATCAGATCTAGTTCATACATTGGGGTATTAAAGAGTGCCCTACCACTGACACTCGACCAGGGTTTGAGGTGGATCTGAGACTTTGATCTGCTGATAGTAAAAAATCTCCTAATTCTGCTCTGTTTCAGTTCCAGATCTAAagtttatttaatttctctCGATCCAACCATTAATTCAGTGTAATAATTTGGGGATTATTTGAGTCATCCAAGATGGAAACTCGAGTTGAGTTTTACCCTGATGTTACCTTCTTATGTTTAATTTTAAATCTCCTATCTGCTGGAATTTGATCTCAGATTTGAATtttctttaattacttttaaTCTGACCGTTGGATCACTCCTATATTCCGAAGGAAATCTATTCTACTTATTTGTGATTTATTGTTAAagtttgaccttcatctgagaaggttgaATTTTTGGGTGATTGGACTGTCATATTGAGATCCTGTTGTAAGATTAGGTCTAGTGGGCTATTGTAGATCTGGTCTTGCACTAGGGGGTGGTGGGTAGGTTGATAAAAAGCAGAGTACCAGTGTGtcaaagcttctttttttttttaaataatagaaTTACCTTTTTATATGGCTCAAATGAGGAGCCTCCTCCATAGTTTGGACGGGTGGTTCAcccgccaaaaaaaaatttctgtacATCATCTGTATATGACGGCCAGGTTGAGCTGAAGTGTGTTGAGTCCAGCTTATCTCTGCCCTTGGGCCAGATTCTGGTTTGGAATTACATCCCTAGTTCTTTTGTTAGTCAAACTGCCCACTAAGTCTTTTAACAGCATTATTATGGATTTTCTTGCAGTTTGGTTCTCACTCAAAGAAAAGGCCGAACAATCTAGTTATAGGGCGGACTTATGATCACCACATTTATGATCTTGTGGAGGTTGGAGTGGAAAATTTCAAAACCATGGAGTCGTTCTCATATGACAAGAAAATGGCTCCACGTGTAGGGTCAAAACCTTTCTTTGCTTTTCTAGGAGAAGGTTTTGAGAATGTAGAAGAACTGAAACATTTAAAGGAAGTTTTGCTTGACTTATTCAGGGGAGAGGTATGTATTGTGGTGGCTTTTCCTCCTTGTCCTCCTTTTGTAACAATCAATAAGAAATGAAAAGGAATAGTTGATTCCATGCAGGTTGTAGAGAATTTAAATATTGCTGGTGTAGACCATGCTTATGTGTGTACGGCTGTGTCCTCTAATAGAGTGTTCTTTACGCACTGTGCACTCCGACTGAAAAGGTCAGGCACAGTTGTCCCAAGGATGGAAATGGTAGAAGTTGGCCCTTCCATGGATTTTGTGGTTCGGCGGCATCGTCTTCCTAATGACAGCCTAAAGAAAGAAGCTATGAAAACTGCTACTGACCGTCCTAAGAAGAAGGTATGTTAACCATCCCTAATCCTCTCGCTGTTCTTCACtctccatgcatgcatgtgtgtgttggagagagagagagaaagagaatccTTTGCACCATAACCGTATATGCTAAACAATTTGGCTTTTTTGACTCAGGAGAAGAATGTTAGCCGTGATGTAATACAAGGGAAGATTGGAAAGATCTACATTCCTGACCAACAGGTAGAAAGATCCCATTGGCCCTTATTTTTTTGACTCTGTACCTACTAATGTTGCTGAAATGGCTTTGGCGGTTTATTCCTTTAACTTTCATGATCTGTTGTGGCATTTAGGTCGGTGATGTGGCTCTATCTCACAAAGCAAAAGGGTTGAAAAGGGAACGTCGTGAAGGTAAGCTGAAGAATAATGTGAGTGAACACAAAGCAAAGAAGCAAAAGGCAGACGGTGAGTGATTGATTTGGGATGTTGGCCTTCTGTTGTAACCTTTTCTTTGTGTCTCTGTCAGAGAGGTTGGATTAGATTATTACTTCATTACTTTAATGGCATGTAATTCTGATAATCGATAATGAAATTAAATTTGCTGTTTTTGGAAGATGGTATGTACTTGTCCTTTcatgttctttattttctttctttccctctctctctctatatattttGACCCAAATTGATTTAAGTGTTTTCATGCTATCACCATGGATGGGTCCGTGGCCTCCATTTAAGCAGGAGAGTGATGTGTTTTCAGTGCAATTGATTGTAGTAGGTTGGCGTTTCTGCTTTATTCATGGTTCAAGCAGTTGATTCAGGCCTTTGCATATCCTAGCCATGCAAGATATTCCCCTGCATGAAGGCTGTATTACTACTCGTCTCAATCAAAATCTTTTGTGGAAAAACACTAGACGACATTTCAATATCGTGTTGGTTCAAAAATTTAACAGGGATTGTTTTGATGTGATTTCTATCTATACATTATAAGCCTGAGATTGGAGTGGCAAGGGGGAGGGCAGAATTATGAACTccagttgggttgggttgggttgggttgcaaggaaaattttcaaatctatcTTACCATGTTTAgtacgacactttttagatgaGAATTTTAGTCACTTTATAGATCCAAGagatttggatgcaaagtaaaataaatagaatgatttggaattttAATGATATAGCCTTGGGGTAATGAAGAGAATACTATTCggatttttaggtttgaaattttttactttcctttaatttccctCGCAACCAAATGGAGCTGTGATTGCAATTATCCTTTCTTTCTAGGAGGGACTCTGCCCCTTTTCTTTCTGTCCTATGCAAAGGAAGGCCTTCTCAAAATCGGGACTTCATGTTCTGACACTTATGAGTGGAACTTGGAAAAGCTCGAAGAAGCACTCAATTGTATTGTAGTGTAATCTGTCAGAATAATGAAGTCGAGAATATGGTGGAACTGCAAAACTCTGCACCCACTAGTATGTATGTAGGCAGCATCAAATGGTGACCATGGAAATGGTTGGTACGGGCAGCCGTAGGCACTAcatggagggggagggggagggggagggggagggggggggggggttcaccATTCTAACTAAGGTATGTACTTGTATCGAGAACTGTACAGAATTCTGGCTATCGTTCATGCGACTCTATCAAGTGTCAAAAATTTTAAAGGGTAAGAGATCGCTATCGGATCGTGTGGTGCCTGCATGAGCATGGGACCAATAAGAGTGCATGGAGCAGCATTTGattaaatgagattttttaagTCATTGGAGGTTGAGCAGTAATTTTGTGCAGTCTTATGCCTAGGCACAAGAACTATAAAACGGGTTAGTGTACTTTTTCCCAAgtttaaaaaactaaaataaaattagggAGATTTTGTTATGTGAAGGGTATAATGCATATGCTAGTGCACGGTATCAAATCGCGTGTCGATCACCTGTAAAATCGATACCATATCAGCATGGATTGGACATATTTCCCCttaattttcctttaaaaaaaatacaatttgttattattttaccctttgtccatACAGCCGTGTCACTGATATGATATCGGGATCAGCAACTAGCAAAACTGTTAAGTATTGTCTTAGAtattgatacctcaaaccatgcttgaCCATGATTGTACAAGGCCTCAGCGACTAGCAAAACTGTTACGTATTGTCCTggatactgatacctcaaaccatgattgacCATGATTGTGCATGGTCTTAGCGACTAGCAAAACTATTACGTATTGTCCTagatactgatacctcaaatCATGATTGTGCATGGTCTTATGGTGCACAACCATGCACAAAGCTGTTGGATGAGGATGAGGGTCTACAATGCACCCCTTTAACTCCATCCAACGGTAGCATGCACACGACCTTTTgctttttcttattgacaccttaAGGTGTTAAATTGTTTGTATCCTTGATATGAATGTTGTACTCTGTTCCTTTCTTTATTAATCTAGtctttccattttcatcaaaagaataaaaatagtttaGGGCCTTTATTTTTTGCCTTAGGTTGTTATAACACTTTTTCCAATGAAGTAAACcttatcatttcacatatatATGCTACaaaaaagtatttaaaattttttttttaccccaaaTTGAAACTTTTGGAAACAAGACAAAgaacaatcaaaagaagattacaaattctaaatacacataGAAGTGTCATTTAAACAAGCCCAAAACTAAAAGAACAAACCTTTGAACAACTAtttaaaataagataaattacagatcatcccttggttttcaatcaaaactcagatcatcccttgatttttttaaaaactcaaatgaccccctctacagtaacggagTTAGTCTAccgttagttattggtgtgaaaggactattttacccttgtactaaaacattagaattaaatttacaatactacccttcatcttcaacctaaaataccccaccccaCCTAAAACCACAGCTAGGAACATTGCCATCCTCTCCACCGTCTTCTCCATCGAGTTCatcattctttccctctctgtTTGGGCTTTCATTAAGAAATACCTCAAATACCAAGACATGGCATGGACGCTAGGCCTTGAACTCCTACCCTCTGGAGGTCCAAAAAGATTCAGCTATGCCGAGCTCAAAGCTGCCACAAATAACTTCTCTGAAATTATTGGGCAAGGTTGATTTGGGATTATATATAAAGGCGAGCTACCCAATCACCAAAGCATTGCCGTGAAGTGCCTTAAGAAAGTCTCCAGTGGAGAGACGGAATTTTGGGGTGCCCAAATGCGCCACCTCAACTTagtccgaatttggggtttcTGTGTTGAGAAGGATCATAGAATGTTGGTGTATGAGTATATCCCAAATGGGTCTCTTGCCAAATAATTATTCCCTGCCTACTCAATGGCAATTACATAATCAATTACAGAAATTCTGGTTGTTCAATCTGCATTTAAGTACCACCTACTCGACCAAAGATAAAAACAAGTGGAAGAAGGATAAGATGATAAACAGATAAACCCTAAGACCTGAATTTCAGaaccaaatttgaattttgtttaTCATGGTTCGAAGCTTTTATTACATCTTCGGATTGTCTCTACGATTATCTCTATAGCTGAATCTGGTTTCACTTTGATGGTTGATGCCGTTCCTTTTGATGTTGCTTAATTTCTTTCATGGCTTTTGGGTCGCATGAAAGATgagatttttgagcttttttttttttccgttcgTTTCACAATCAGATTGAAAGACTAGTGTTCAGGTTCCAGGAGCTTAGATTCAACAGAGCTGTTACAGCATGTTCTTGTGCCCATGGGTCACTGCAACGAAGGAGAGGAATCAAGGCGGGAATAGCACCAGATTCCTCAAGCTTGGAGCACACACAGAGAGAGTGGTGTGAGGGAAAAGATAGAATTTGGGGTTCTTAGTTGcaagggtaaaatcataaatcaacactgttaaagggtagtttaggaatttaaatttatttaactagatgacatcatcatttaacagcataaaactaacgtcaGGGACTAATTTGGCATTTTGGCAtctaaatcagggggtgatctaagtttcgattgaaaatcagGAGGTGATCTATAATTTATCCTTTAAAATATAAAGACAAGTGTGAAATTTAAGAAGGGCTTTACTTTTTGGCTTTGCTTTATCTAGTTACCATGCCACTTAGCCAGGGTGCTGGAAGTGCACTCCACATCCACTCAGCTACACATGCaatgcatcatttttttttttgttggatagaTAGGCTTCAAGGACAGTTGAACTCATGATCTCTCAACTGTGAAATGTTGATCCTTGCCAATTGAGCTCCCCCTTTGGGATTTGCAGTGCATCAATATTGCCATCAAGGCTCCACTTGAATTTGTTCCATAAAAACAGTAAGGCCTAATAGACCCTGGAGAACCGCAAATAGGGTCTGGATACAAACATACAACATCCTTCCAAAGAAATTTTGGGGGCCAAATATTGCTAGTTGTGAATACCAGAAACAATAAAAAGTTATGAGAGAAGGTTCCCCACACCGCCGCTAtgggaagaattccacatgccACACCAATCAAGACATAGGATATGGTTTCATCAACTGAATGGCTCCACATGGTCAAGGTAGGAGAGAGTGTCAAGTGCGAAACTCACATTGACAGAATGTGAGGGGGTGTGAGAAAGGATCCCCATGCTATCGGCGTAGGGATCCTTTATGCATTACTCAGATTATTCCTCTTAACCTGCAGAGCAGGATTGTACTGTGAAAGTGATAATCGCATCCCTTGTGACAAAGCAACTGAATCAGCAAAAATGCTGTTTCCGATGCACATTGTTTTGAGATTCATGGAATTTTCCGAGTGAAATAATAGAACTCAATTCACAGAAAGAAAAGCATTTACATTGATCACTTAAACAACTTCATATTGAAACTTGCAAAGAACCCCACCACTAAACAAGGAGAGGGAGATACTACCCTGTGATGATAATTGGTGGTTGGGCCAATGTACAGCCGGCTATCTATGTTCTTTCTCAGTTCTCTGTCGATTTTGCAGAATTGACAACCTGGCATCATGGGATAAAGAAAGTGTACCGAGGAGTAAGGAAGAAAACATTGCAACTACATCGCATCAGCTGACCATGACCTTATTCATCCAACACATTCACCTGGATTGTCAGTACAAAGTATTGTTAGGGGTTTGAAAATACTAATCAGTTTGTTAGGATCAGTCTCGCAGATTAACTTTAGGCATACTCACTGATGTTAATGTACACGGAAAAAACAGATTCTATGCAAGAGGTACACCTATCTTGTAGTATGAGTTAAAATGGCTTCCACTCTGTCTAGAGATGCTTGCAACCGTCCGGAGTTCAAGTTAAACATTGGTTCCCCGGCGCCAAGGGCCCTGTTAGATAAAGACTTCAACCATAAGAACCAAAATACAAATATGAAAGCAAATATAAAATAAGTGATTATACAATAATGTAAAATGTATTGGTGGACCTCCAGAAAAAACTGAGACATACTTAGGTGGTCCCACGTTTCTCAGACAATCTCCACACAATATCCAATTTAAGACCCTTCAAAATATTTGGCGAAGAAAACATCCCTCAAGCCAGTCCGACAAAACTAAATCAAATCAGTTGTGCACACCATCCCTTAATCAGGAAATGCTAGCCAGACCATCATCCTAATATGAATGGACTCCAATGGCTGGGATCCTGTGCGTCAAGGGAGCTCAGAAAAATCATCCTCAATCAAATCAGTTAGCAATACTTCGAACTGATAATCAGCTCTTTGGTACAGCTAAGGGAGAGATTTTGGGCTCATGCAAGTCCAGAAGCTGAAGAAAAATAATTCTGTCAGGGACATGACTAGCACAAGATCACAGAATACGATGGCTTGAGTAGAATCTGACAAGCGTTTCAGATCCTTTTGTTTCAAGATCTCTGTCTTTAATGGGCTTTAATATTTTGAACTCAATTCAGCTACGGCATGCCTTTTATTTCAGTATAATCTGTGTCAAAGATGATCATGTGGTTCACTTTACAGATCTATAGCTAGTCAAGCAACCTTAGTTCACCATCCCGTGGGTTGGGTAGGGACCAAGAAGTTCTCTAACTTGCCTCCAGCATGGTCatttcattgaaataaaatAGGCTTCCTTTATGTTGGCTGTTCTTTTTGAAAGATGATTTTGAAGAACAGCCTTTAACTTCAGTAACTGAGTATTTCTAATTAAATGTAGAAAAACATCAATTAACTTACCCCTGAATCTCTGGCAGGACATACTCTGCCCTCCAACCCAACCGGAAATCCATTCCTGGGAACAATCCAATGGATGACTTGTTACGTATCCGAGAAACACCATCTCCTCCCAAACATGTAGAGAGTTTCCATTTCCACCCAGTTGCGTGCAACTTAAAACTATGGCCTATACCCACCTgcatttttccaaaaaaaaaatgttgttctACAGATACGAGGATTTAACAGGTTCATGTTTCACTGAATAATATGCATGTCTGCACGAAATCATTGCCAATGTCATTTAGACCAGGACAtgtcatacaaaaaaaaaagtagtaacTGCCAGACACACATCTTAACATTCCCAATATGCTCAGAGGTCCAGCAGTTTATTCAGCATATGAGGCATTCAGATTTTAGATAAACTCATGTGCATCAAATCATCCATCCAATGtcagaagaaatagaaaagaaaaaaacatatctAAATACAAGGACATGTCTAACAAGGGTGCTGTTGCTGCAGATAGATTCTATGGTCTCAAATATTCTCACAGAGACCATGGAAAAGCCAGGCCACTGGGCCTTAGAGCCAACCAGCTAAGCTGGGAGGGAGTTTTCTGGTTCTCCCAAAACCAGATCGTGGGGGATCTTTCAGCCTAGACAGCAAGCAGATTACTTCCTTGATCTACAAGGCTTTGGAGCTTCTAGAAGAATCTTGTCTCCTTGCTATTTCagtctttttttggtaaccTTTTAGGTTACTTAGTCTAGGCCAAGTAAAGTTTAATTTCTTGTAACTCAAGTCTCAACTGTTCTAgagactttctaattttattactttctattttggttccACACTTGAACCCATATAACATCCTGTTAAGAACCGTGGGATTAGTATTTTAGCATCTTACATTAGGTTAAATTAGGGCTTCACTTTATTACCCTTTTtaaccctttgggttgtaactttattataaataaagaggacctctgtcattaatgacaagtcacatcATTCTCCCAATTCTGATTctgaacttggtatcagagcccaaaacCCTAGGAAATCTTTTTCGGTATTCGCATTGTTCTtctccaccaccgccaccacttgTTGGAGGCCGTAGCCTCCTCGTCTAGCATGGTAGATGATCACCGCACCATGCACTCTTGAGTTTCTCACTATATCGCAACTCCTCACTGCGCATTCCCACTGCCGTTGCCGCTGCCGCCTTGTCCGCCAACCTCTCTCCCGCTGGTGCTATTGTTGCCGCTGCCTCTCACGCGACCCGAGGTCGTCACCCATTACCACTGTCACGACCACCGCCAAGACATCAAGTCGCCGCACCTTTTCCGCCGGCCCCTCTAGCTGCCGGCACTCGTCACCATCGTGCCTTCCCTTGTCAGCCTCTCTATCGGCCGGTCTCTCTCTCACCATGACCCACCGGTCGCCGTGCCTTTCCGCCGGTTCCCTTCGCCAGTGCCACCGCGATCTACCTAGATCACCGAGCCTTTTTTTTGCTGCCACGTCTCCAGTTGTCAAGCGATCCTCCTCTACAGTTGCTACCATGGCCGATTAAAGGCTTGATTTGAGTGCCTAATCGCTTATAGGCCATggtatttatatttttgggtttattattGTAATGAGACAATTTTATAAGCCcaaaatattagggatttaagtccTATACGGTATTAagtaattagtttctattttgtaatgttCTAGTAATTCTATTTTTACCCCctcaaaaaaatagtttctattttaaagaGACTTAAGTTGTAACCGTTTCTCCCCACCAGACATaggggtttcctattttgcttatttcattgaggttataaataaagagtaggtgatgcaggttcatcatagaaattggcttagttctttagaaataggcctagggttgggttatatacatgttgggcctttgttcccaagggttttctatgtattaggccactttaatgagcctaaactatgggtatataggttgcatacgggattagcccaataattagtttatttttatgttttttaattgaactggttcaaattggttgcatccaattggttcactttaagtgatcatgtgacttggttaagtggtcatgtgatgtaagttgggctggattaggactctataagtccagccatgttttgagtctatttcctttagtattctagtttcctagtcagtttaatttacctaataggttagggatagggttaggcctttccttttaagtgtttaagtctatttttgagtcttc
The sequence above is a segment of the Telopea speciosissima isolate NSW1024214 ecotype Mountain lineage chromosome 7, Tspe_v1, whole genome shotgun sequence genome. Coding sequences within it:
- the LOC122669731 gene encoding ribosome production factor 2 homolog, with product MLTVKTPKTKKAKRALDKRAPKFVENLKKTLILHGTKTSNVLNHVLTEIYHLKKDCAIKYSRKNDSIRPFESGGETSLEFFSLKTDCSLFIFGSHSKKRPNNLVIGRTYDHHIYDLVEVGVENFKTMESFSYDKKMAPRVGSKPFFAFLGEGFENVEELKHLKEVLLDLFRGEVVENLNIAGVDHAYVCTAVSSNRVFFTHCALRLKRSGTVVPRMEMVEVGPSMDFVVRRHRLPNDSLKKEAMKTATDRPKKKEKNVSRDVIQGKIGKIYIPDQQVGDVALSHKAKGLKRERREGKLKNNVSEHKAKKQKADGE